The Plodia interpunctella isolate USDA-ARS_2022_Savannah chromosome 9, ilPloInte3.2, whole genome shotgun sequence genome includes the window GATACATCCGAACAGACATTTAATATTAGCGATTTGCCAGTTGTGATAGACGAGGGTGTAGAGGGTTGTGGGGTAGAAAACATATGGCCAGTAACGAATAATTTCGTTTGGCcttacacacacacaacaccaTACACTAAACTTTCTAACACGACACAAAACATGCCCTTTATTCCATTAGAAGATTCACTAAATCAagatgatattaaatttatgcCAGTTATGCCGAGAGAGGTGGAGAACAGTAACTTGGTACTGTCAGAATATTCACCGGAACGTCATTTCAAAGGGGAGGACTTACAAGAAATTGGAGGAAGAAGTCATTCTCTAGGACTATCCGTGGACGTCACGGCGGCGCGGGAGTCCCAGGGCCCGAACATCAGTACACCCGATGTCGTCAACTGTGTAGTTCAAATGGAGAGACAGGATACTCTACCTTTGGACCAGGTAATCTAAATCtacagattaaaataataaattttagtcaTGACTATGAATGGTCGtgtcatttttgttataaatattgaattaaccGTGTTCCTTTTAATTGTTTCAGAAACACACAAGCGGATGGCCACCAGAATTCGATTTCGAATCCAATGACATCTATGTGAAGCCGACGACCTTGTCGCCGGTGGTAACGAATCCTCCCACACCTGCTGAAGAATCTCAAGCCGAATCCGACACGGACTACCTTCCTCCGCGTCGAGCGTTTAAACGAAGACATGCCAGCGAAGATTCGGACGAGACATACACaccaacaacaacaacaccACGCAGGGAAAAAgataagaaaagaaagaagccAGACCTGAAAATCAAGGCCATAATGGACGCACTTGAGAAGACAAAAGCACGAAGAGGGCGACCGCCAAATCGACGCACAAGCATCGTCTCTTCCACAGGCAGCGTTGACGACAATGCCTCAAATGTATCAACACAAGAGGTGAAATATAGAGAATTAagagacaaaaataatgaagcaTCCAAAAGATCTAGAATGAACAGGAAACTCAAAGAATTACAGATGGAACAATTAGCAGATGAATTGGAAgaacagaataaaaaattgaaagttAGAGCTAATATACTAGAAGAAATGACAGTGAAACTAAAAAATGCCTTAATGGCAGCTATGACGCAAAAATGAGGGttagttaatttgttttgagTTCCTGAAGTCAGCGCTTTGCGTCTCCTATTTGTTGTAGATCTTAATTCATGCTCCGCattaatttgtgtttatattactAGCGGTTTTGcatgaataaattgtttttgttaattctAACTAtggatgtttttattattttgaatacacGGATTTGACGAATTACTATTAAATcgttataaatgttattgtaagATATATTTGATCTAGATTAAGCTGTTCTTGCATtcgcagttttattttatattgatgtgacattaaaacttattgattaaattaaatgaaatcgTGTCttgatttatgtaataatcaaatttgtagtgtttaaaattaacttagaATGTATCCTTGTGTGCAATGgcgtttattataatttgttgcTTGATGCGTAGAATGCATCATTTACGCTATTGcatagtaaaacaaaaaaaaaaacaaagtatctTGTAAGATAAATTGTAGGTCATCTTGGTTTATATAATGCatggtaattaaaaatttttgattactttctaactataaaaataaacatacgaGTTTCAgacttttgatttatttttaacctattCTCCGGAACCAAAAGAACAGATTGTAACCCGAAAGgagaaaaaataagtacgtaaaGATACACGCGTGACATTTGGATATATGCATTCAATTTTCTTCggcatattaaattaaaatcccCTCTGGCAATAATATAGGGGGCCAATAAACGTTTATTCCTTTGGTTATGTCTTCCCATTTAGTGGtgatagtttgtagctttgataattatatatgtcaTACTGCTGAATGCATGTCAGATATGGTCAAACGTAAGTTAACCTGATATGGTCAACATTATATCACAAACTACATTATCCAGCAAAGGCATACATTATACAGTAGAGGcgcagggttactggtatcaaacgcaaaacctcctaaataCTACTTAGGTACATGAAAACTTTTGATTCGTAggtttttttcatataaaaaatacaatcaactttgcgattctacacatcttataatttttattactctatgtaatagccaagcaatagtacagtagcgttaccTATGTAGTGGAATATAtagaaactataataaaactaaataagaaaaggaaaaattttgtatttaggtattacgtttagacaagaATCGTCGTTGGAAGGTTATGGGCTAGATACCAGTAACGctgttagttttattttgtcattcatttcattcatattgGTGGTGGACCTTGCGATAGCCTAGCGTTTCCAAAAATTACTATCTATAGCTATTTTTTACCGTGATAAGACTATCATTGTTCTGCAATACTCCCAGCTCGGCTGAAATCGTAGTTTTACAGCAAAACCTTTATCttgaatcatatttatttatttagaaaacccgcatcaacaccgctgcgtagttttaaagatacaaAATTCGTATAGATGTTAAACTGGGTAATTAATATAAGTCATA containing:
- the LOC128672555 gene encoding uncharacterized protein LOC128672555; amino-acid sequence: MVFSQTSHKTRSLLKVVEIDRLKPEKSQQVNGLTGGVITGENPGIMPSSPLPTSLSEEYLKPEPLFESTMFPEPDYEFFQDLDWSSAQGRDEPARTIDMPIKKNEERANTYDTTNTPFSSTGWEATSPPAYTSFYGTTTPYDSLSPTAVDGFAKFDEFLNAREFNKPDTSEQTFNISDLPVVIDEGVEGCGVENIWPVTNNFVWPYTHTTPYTKLSNTTQNMPFIPLEDSLNQDDIKFMPVMPREVENSNLVLSEYSPERHFKGEDLQEIGGRSHSLGLSVDVTAARESQGPNISTPDVVNCVVQMERQDTLPLDQKHTSGWPPEFDFESNDIYVKPTTLSPVVTNPPTPAEESQAESDTDYLPPRRAFKRRHASEDSDETYTPTTTTPRREKDKKRKKPDLKIKAIMDALEKTKARRGRPPNRRTSIVSSTGSVDDNASNVSTQEVKYRELRDKNNEASKRSRMNRKLKELQMEQLADELEEQNKKLKVRANILEEMTVKLKNALMAAMTQK